A window from Citrus sinensis cultivar Valencia sweet orange chromosome 3, DVS_A1.0, whole genome shotgun sequence encodes these proteins:
- the LOC107177267 gene encoding uncharacterized protein LOC107177267: protein MASFFPTASTTTTFLKCGQVKSLVKRNNPCGSRVFFPAGHIQACLRQEASNISDTAADTSKRGADAVKRATETVKNQAVSAAEKVTKDVSGEVTQAAGDITDAAKQSVEDAWGSVKDTTQKIKDTVVGKAEESTESVERSAKSIKPNFTA, encoded by the exons atggCAAGCTTTTTTCCAACAGCATCTACTACTACTACTTTTCTAAAATGCGGCCAAGTTAAATCATTAGTTAAAAGGAACAATCCATGCGGCTCTAGGGTTTTTTTCCCCGCTGGGCATATCCAG GCATGTTTACGCCAAGAGGCTTCAAACATTAGTGATACAGCCGCTGACACATCAAAACGAGGCGCTGATGCCGTAAAGAGGGCTACAGAAACTGTGAAAAATCAAGCTGTTTCTGCTGCTGAAAAG GTGACAAAAGATGTGAGTGGAGAAGTGACGCAAGCTGCAGGGGATATAACTGACGCAGCGAAGCAATCAGTGGAAGATGCATGGGGATCTGTCAAAGACACAACCCAGAAGATTAAAGACACAGTGGTTGGTAAGGCTGAGGAGTCAACGGAGTCCGTTGAACGGAGTGCCAAATCAATCAAGCCTAACTTCACTGCCTaa